The genomic interval CGATGCTCTTGTCCAATATCCCCAAGCGGCATCATCTCCAGTAATATCAGAACCTAATGCAAAATAAGCTTGTTGCGTATTGTTTACTCCAAAATCTCCATTTGGAACCCATTGCAGCGCAAACATCGATTCTGGATTATTGTTATTGTCAATCATAAATATATCTTCATAATTAGCCATCAAACTATATGGACCAGAAGACATTACTTTTTCTGCCGCTTTTTTTGCTAAATCAAGATATTGCTGATTTCTAGTTCCGCTGTTTGGATTATCGCTGATTCCTGAAAATGATAAATAAACACGAGACAACATTCCGAATGCGCTGTATCTTGTTAAACGCCCCGCTTGTCCAGCAGATTCAGGAAGGTATTTTGCTGCAAATTCTAAATCGCGGATAGAAAATTCGTAGACATCTTTTAGCGGATTTTTATTCACAATCGGATTTTTAACCAATTCTCTTGGATCTGTCGAGATAATTACGTCTCCCCATAATGAAGCCAAATACCAATAGGCAGTTCCTCTCATAAAACGAGCTTCGGCAATATATTTGTTTTTAATAGCATCGCTCATTGAACTTCCAGAAATTCCGATAATAACGTTATTCGATTGCTGTACAACATTATATAATGATCCCCAAGCCGAAACCAAAGGTCCTGTTAATCCTGTTTCTGTTAAATCGGTAAATGGATAAACGTAGTCTGAGAAAGGCGCATACATATTTGCTCCTCGACCATCTCCTAAACCGTAATAAAATTTATCATTAAAATCGAACCAAACCTTATTGTATAATGGTCCTGTTGCCGCCTGAAAATCAGATTCTGTTTTATAAAAATTTTCTTTTGTAATGACATCATTTGGTTCAACTTCTAAAAGATCACTGCAACTTGTCCAAACAAATGGCAATGCAATAATTAGAGCCGTGTAAAATATTTTCTTTGTTTTCATTGTGCAGTTTTTAGAAATTAACAGTTAATCCAAGTGTAGTTACCATAGGTGAAGGATAACGTCCGTTATCAATACCATTTAAAAGTTGGTTTTGATTGATTGCACCAACCTCTGGATCATATCCTTTATACTTTGTAAAAGTCAAAACATTCTGCATATTTGAGTATACTTTGATGTTTGAGATTCCGTATTTAGAATATAAATCTTTCGGAAGATTATATCCGATTGAAATATTTTTTAGCCTAACGAAAGATCCGTCTTCTACAAATCTGTTGCTCAAACGATAGTTAGAAGCAGATGATGCTGATGAAGCTCCGATTCTTGGCATATAAGGATCTCCGCCAACGATTTGAACGTTACGATAATCGTTTGGCCCGTTCGGATCAATTAATTCTAATTGCGCATATCCTAAAGCCGATTTTAATAAATTGGTATTTTCTCGAGGATTTTCTAACCAGCGTCTTTGATAGTTTAAAACATCATTTCCGTAAGATCCTGTAAACATAATTGCTACGTCAAAACCTTTGAATGAGAAATTATTGGTAAAACCGAAAGTAAAATCTGGATTAGGATCTCCGATATATCCAGCATCTTTTTCGTTGATTACACCATCTTTATTTACATCTTCAAACATATAATCTCCAATCCAAACTCCGTTTTCCCCAATTACCATTCCTTCTGGCAACGCTGTTGGTTTTACGGTTCCTGTTGCATCTTTATAATAGAAATCTGTTGCTTTTTCAAAACGTCCAATTACTTTATAACCATAAAACTGTCCTAATGTCTGACCAACTGCACTGCGCGTAACAACTGTTACATCTGAACCTTGCTGTAAAGTCTGATCGTAAACTCCTGATTCTGAATTTAATTTCAAGACTTTAAATCTATTCATAGAGATATTGAAGTTTGTTTTCCAAAGAAAATCTTTTCTCTCCATGTTGATTGTATTAATAGAAAACTCAAAACCTTTATTTTCAAGAGAACCAATATTTGCATAAGGCGGAGCTGTAGAACCTTGTCCTGTTGTACCTACATAGGCAGGAAGTGATAATCTTAATAATAAATCGTCTGTTTTCTTGTAATACACATCTGTTGTAATTTCGACTCTATTATTGAAGAATCCAAAATCTAAACCAATATTGGTTTGGTTCGATTTTTCCCATCTCAAATCTGGATTCGCCGTATTGGTTGCAATCTGACCGCTTCCCCAATTGGTTGCAGAAGTTCCGTAAACAGAAGTATAAGCATTGTTAGGCACGCTTGAATTTCCGGTAATTCCCCAACCTGCACGTAATTTTAGGTTATTAATAACGGTGTTGTCTTTTAAAAATCCTTCGTTTGAGATTTTCCACGCTAAAGAAGCAGATGGAAACCAATCCCATTTATTTCCGTCAGCAAATTGAGAAGATCCATCTCTTCTGATTGTTCCCGTTAAAAAATATCTATCATTAAACGAATAAGTTAATCTTCCAAGATAAGAACTAAGCGAATTTGTTGAACTTGCATTTGAGTTTCTAGCTGTTGTAGGATCTCCTGCATTTAAATCTGTTGCCCCATTTGTTAAATAACCTGAACGGTAGCCATAAAGATTTTCCCAATTTCTTTCCTGAAGCTCTTGAGTAAACATTGCATTCACATTATGTTTTCCAAATACTTTATTATAAGTCAGCGTATTGGTCCAAATCCAGTTTTCGCTAGTAGATTTTGTTCTTGATCCCTCTCTAACTTCATTTGATAAAGCTCCAAAAGTGTATGACGGATTAAAAGTATATCTATTTCCAAAACCTAAATCTAAAGAGTATTGTGTTCTAAGTTTTAAGTCTTTTGTAAAACTAATTTCTGCATAAGCATTTCCTCTAAAACTATAATCTTTTCCGTAATTATCTTTCAACATCGCAATTCCTAACGGATTGGTTTGAACAAATTCAGTTGTATCTGGTCCGTCAAAAGATCCATCTGCATTTCTTGCCGCTACGTTTGGCGTTTGCTTCAAAGCGATTAAAATTACCGAATCATCTGTAACTGTAGTAACTTGGTTTGTTTTAGATAAATTCATGTTCACTCCAACCTTAAACCATTTTTTAACCTGAGAATCAATTACGCCTCTAAGAGTTAGACGATCAAAAGAAGATCCAATTACCGTTCCTTCTTGATCAAAATAAGACATTCCTAATGCGTAAGTAGTAGTATCAGAACCTCCAGAAGCAGATAAATTGTAATTTTGAATTAAACCTACTTGAAATAATTCGTCTTGCCAGTTTGTTCCTTCTCCTAATAATTCTGGTCTAATAAAAGTATTATCACGTTGTACAATTCCTAAATCTGCACGAGTATTTTTTAGTGTTCCATATTCTCTAAGATTTAGGACTTGCAATTGTTTTGGCATCTGCTGCCAACCTACATAACTATCAAAGTTTAAGGTTAAATCTCCTTTTTTTCCTGTTTTGGTTGTCACTATAATTACCCCGTTTGCAGCTCTAGAACCATAAATTGCAGTTGCCGAAGCATCTTTCAAAATATCGATGGAAGCAATATCATTTGGGTTAATTCCTGCAAGCGGATTTATATTTATAGAACCCGAATTACCATCTATAATTACACCATCAATTACATAAATTGGTTCGTTTGAGCCAGTAATAGAACTGATACCACGAATACGCACAGAAGAACTTCCTCCAGGAGTACCGGTATTTTGCTGTATTTGTACACCCGCCGCTCTACCTTGCAAAACCTGATCGATCGTTGTAGCAACAGATTGTGTAACAGCCGAACTTGATATAGAAGAAATAGCTCCTGTTAAATCTGCTCTTTTCGCCGTTCCATATCCAATAACAACAACCTCTTTTAAGTCGTTTAGATTTTCTTCTAACAAAGCATCAATTTTAGTTTTATTGTTTACTGCAATTTCATACGGTTTATAACCGATGAAACTAAAAACTAAAGTGCTGTTGGCAGGAATAGAAGTAAGCGTATATGTTCCGTCAAAATTAGATACTGTACTTGTTTTGGTTCCTTTAACGATAATATTTACACCAGGTATTGGTCCGCTACTATCAGATACAGTACCCGAAACAGTAATTTGCGCATTTACCGCAGCAGAAAATACCAGCATGAGAATTAAGAACCCTAAATTCTTAAAGTATTTAGATCTGCTTTTAGTAATTAAAAAGTTAGTCATAAATAATTGGTTTAATTAGTTAATAGTATGGTTTAGTTAGTTTCTTGTTTATAGAGTTATGTCATTTTTATTTACTGCAAATTCAAACGACTTATACCCTTATTGTCAAAACAAATATATGTAAAAAACAACAACACACAATCGGTTGCGTTAATTTTTTTTATCAATTTCAAAAAAACATCGTTCAAAAAAAACATTTTAAACATTTAAAATCAAAAAACATTAAACAATCATCAAAAACAAGATTCCGAAGAGCGAAAACGTTAGAGATAATAAATAGATTACTTCAAATTCTTAAAAAAAACATAAAAAGTTAAAATTTATAATTTTTTAGAAATTCACTAAAACGTTATCGTAAAATGATAATATCAACAATAAATGCAAATTTATCATCATCCCTTGTAAAATAAGGCAGTAAGACGCTTATCTTCTAAAAATCAAGCAACTAAACTCTAAACAATATATTTCTTACAAAGTCATTAAAGAAACAATCGGTTGCTTATATTTCAAAAAAAATCCCCTCAAAATTGCTTGAGGGGATTTAAAAATTATTCTTAAAAAAAGAATTCTAAAACTATAAATTCATCTTTTTAGCATCTTCAACAAATTGTTTTAGTCCAATATCAGTTAAAGGATGTTTTAGCAGACCTTTTATTGCAGAAAGCGGTCCTGTCATAACATCTGATCCAACTTTGGCACAATTTACAATATGCATGGTATGCCTTACTGAAGCAGAAAGTATTTGCGTTTGGTAATTGTAGTTATCGTAGATTTCTCTGATTTCAGCAATTAAATGCATTCCATCAGTAGAAACATCATCTAAACGTCCTAAAAATGGAGAAACATAAGTCGCGCCAGCTTTAGCCGCTAATAAAGCTTGTCCCGCAGAAAAAACTAATGTAACATTTGTGCGAATTCCTTTTGAAGAAAAGTATTTACAGGCTTTTACACCGTCACCAATCATTGGTAATTTAACCACGATTTGAGGATGCAAAGTGGCTAATTCTTCTCCTTCTTTAATCATTCCCTCAAAATCAGTCGAGATTACTTCGGCAGAAACATCTCCATCAACAATATTGCAAATATTTAAATAATGTTTCAGGATATTTTCTTTTCCTGTAATACCTTCTTTTGCCATTAAAGACGGATTCGTGGTTACACCATCTAAAACGCCTAAAGCCTGCGCTTCTTCAATATCATGAAGATTAGCAGTGTCAATAAAAAATTTCATAAGTTTTTTGGTTTAAGTTAAAAGTGGTTTTGCGAAAAAAAACTTTGTCAAAGTTTTAAACTTTGACAAAGTTCTCTGCATCTTGTAGTGAGTGAAAAATGTGCATTTCGATTGATTCTGCTCTTCAAAAAACCTTCAATAAAAAATACTCACTTATTATTTTATCAAACTGACTTTTTATTCGTTTCGATTTTCAAAAAATAGTAACTAAACCTTCAATCTATTTTTCGTAAATCTCAATGTAAAAAAGCCATAATCTTAATACACATTTTCGAAGTTTTTATTTAAAAACGTTTTATAACTATCATATCATAATTTATTTTCAGATAGTTTCTCACTAAAAAAAATTTAAACACATAGAAACATAGATTCACTTCATCTATAAAAGGCGTTTCACTAGTTTAAATACACATAGCTATGTGTGAAAATCTAGATTTTCTTTCATCTCTTTTCAACAAATCAAAATCTATGTTTCTATGTGTTTAATTAATCTAAATCAATTAAATGTATTGATTGATGATATTTTCAAACAATTCTTGTTTACCGCTTTGAAGATTTAATTCTCCATTTTCGTGAGCGATAGTATAAAGATCTTTAAGATTTAATTTTCCATCAGCAAAATCTTTTCCTTTTCCAGAATCGAATGAACTGTATCTTTCTGTTCTTAATTTTTCGTAAGGAGAAGAAGTTATGATTTTATCGGCAGTCAATAAAGCTCTTGCAAAAGTATCAGCTCCACCAATGTGCGCTAAGAAAACATCTTCTAAATCTGTAGAGTTTCTTCTGATTTTAGCATCAAAGTTAACTCCTCCGCCTTGCAATCCTCCAGCTTTTAAGAAAACTAACATTGCTTCAGTAGTTTCTTGGATGTTATTTGGAAATTGATCTGTATCCCATCCGTTTTGGTAATCACCTCTGTTAGCATCGATACTTCCTAACATTCCAGCTTTTGCAGCCACTTCTAATTCGTGTTGAAAAGTATGTTGTGCCAATGTCGCGTGGTTAACTTCGATATTGATTTTAAAATCTTTGTCTAAACCATAGTTTTTTAAGAATCCAATTGCAGTTGCAGAGTCAAAATCGTATTGGTGTTTTGATGGCTCCATTGGTTTTGGCTCGATAAAGAAAGTTCCTTTAAAACCTTGAGATCTTGCATAGTCTCTAGACATTGCTAAAAATTGTGCCATGTGGTCTAATTCTCTTCCCATATCTGTATTTAGTAAAGACATATAACCTTCTCTACCTCCCCAGAATACGTAATTTTCTCCACCTAAAGCAATTGTTGCATCAAGCGCTAATTTTACTTGTCCTCCAGCTCTTGCCACAACATTAAAATCAGGATTTGTAGCTGCTCCGTTCATGAATCTTGGATTTGAGAAACAGTTTGAAGTTCCCCAAAGCAATTTAATTCCAGATTCTGCTTTTTTCTGTTTTAAATAATCTGTAATAAAAGCCAAACGTTTTTCTGATTCTGCGAAAGTTGCTCCTTCAGCAATCAAATCGTAATCGTGAAAACAGAAATAATCGAATCCCATTTTGCTGATGAATTCAAAAGCAGCATCTGCTTTATCTTTTGCAGCTTGATAAGGATCTGATGAAGCGTCCCAAGCAAATTGTTGCGTTCCTGGCCCGAATGGATCGCTACCTTGTCCACAGAAAGTATGCCAGTAAGCAATTGCAAATTTAAAGTGCTCACGCATTGTTTTTCCAGCCACAACTTGGTCTGGATTGTAATATTTAAATGCCAAAGGATTGTCAGACTCTTTTCCTTCAAATTTAATTTGGCCAATACCTTTGTAGTATTCTTTATCTCCTAAAACTATCATTTGATTTTTTTATTTATTTGTTAATATTAATTCTAATTCTTTTTTCCATTTTTGATATGCCGCTTCGTATTCCTCTTTGTTTTTCAGAGGCAAAAAGGTCATTACATGATCGTTTGTTGTAATTCCTGATCCAAATTTTTCAAAGTCACCATCTGTCAAGCCTACTGCTCTGGCCGCTCCTACTGCTCCAGTTGTATTGTAAATTTCTATTTCATGCCCAATTAATGTTGCAACTGTATTAGAGAAAATTTCCGAACGGAATAAATTATCATTTCCAGCTCTAATGACATTAATCGTCGCATTATCATCTTTCAGGCATTCCATTCCGTAAACAAAAGAAAATGCAATTGCTTCCAAAGATGCTCTAAATAAATGCGCGTTGGTATGAATATTAAAATTCAGGTTTAAAATATGAGATCCAATATTTTTATTATTGAACATTCTTTCGGCTCCATTTCCAAACGGAATGACAACCAATCCTTGCGAACCTACATTTATCTGAGATGCTTTTTCATTCATTTCTTCATACGACTCATTTCCGATATTGTTTCGCATCCATCGGTATTGGATTCCTGCTCCATTTATATTCAGTAATTTTCCAACTCTCGGATTTGATTCCGTGTAATTCACATGAACAAAGTTGTTTACACGAGTACTTTTTCCTGAATTTGTTTCTGTAACAGCATAGAAAACGCCTGATGTACCACCTGTTGCCGCAACTTCTCCTGGACGAAGCACATTTAATGACAACGCATTATTTGGTTGATCTCCTGCTCTGTACACGATCGGAATTCCAGCCGGAAGACCAGATTCTGCCGAAGCTTTTTCTGTAACAACTCCTTGATTCGTAAAATTTTCTACAATTTTCGGCGTCAATGAAGTATCAATTCCGTAATATTCTAAAAGCCAATCGGCTACTTTATTTTCTTTATAATCCCAAAGCATTCCTTCAGACAAACCGTTTTTAGTTGTCGTTACTTCGCCTGTCAACTTCAATGCGATGTAATCTCCCGGAAGCATATATTTAGCAATTTTATTGTAAACTTCAGGTTCGTTTTCTTTCACCCATTTTAGCTTTGAAGCTGTAAAATTTCCTGGCGAATTCAATAAATGCGACATGCATTTTTCTTCTCCAATTTCGGCGAAAGCCTTATTTCCAATTTCAACCGCACGGCTATCGCACCAAATAATAGAGTTACGAAGTGCATTTCCGTCTTTATCCACAATTACTAATCCATGCATTTGGTACGAAATGCCAATTCCCTGAATTTTAGAAGCGTCGATATTCGCTTCTTTAATTGCTCTTTTCGTTGCCGTACAAATGTGCTGCCACCAAATTTCAGGATCTTGCTCTGCCCAATCTGGGTGAATTGAAAGGATTTCCATTTCGTTCTGCGGTTCATTCAAAACGATCACTTTTTTACCCGTTTCAGCTTCTACCAAGGCTGCCTTGACAGAAGAACTTCCAATATCATATCCGATATAATACATACTATAATGATTCTCTTATTATTAATTTTGTCGGCACATAACACTTCGTTTCTTCATCGTGCGTAATAAATGCCGCTGCTTTGGTTCCTATTTCTTTAAAATCAGTTGATACGACTGAAATTCCTTTATATATAAATTTCTTCATCGGAGTTTCGTTGTATGATAAAAATCCAACGTCTTTTCCAGGTTCGAAATCTTTTTCTTTGCACTGTTCTAAAAAGTGCCCTAAAATCCTGTCGCTTACACTGATATAAGCAATTCCTTTTTCGATATTGAACTTTTTTGGATCGGTAATAACCTCATATTCAAAACCAAAATCGGCACAAAATTTCTTAAAAAACTCCACTGTTTCCCATGGATGATTCGTGAAATCTGGATAAATAAAATGTATCTTTTTATATTTTTTAAACAAATCCACCGCCTCTGTCAAAGACTCATAAAACGCTTTTCCGAAATCCTGAAAAACATAATTATTTGTCTTTTTAGCCTGAATATTCCAATCAATCAAAAGCAGTTTATCATTCGAAATTGCCGACAAAGTCGGAGCAATAGCTGCATGATCAAAATTCATAATCACATATTTAGAATACTTCCCGATTCCGTTGTTAATGATTGTTTTAAAAACATCAATATTATAATGATGAAACTGCACATCAATAATCACATTATCAGGCAGATTATTCACAACCGAATGATACAAAACCTCTTTATAAGCCTTAAACGTATCTAAAACTAAAAGCACTTTTCTGGTTTCTCCCGCCACATAATAACCTTTGTTCGGTACAGAATCGATTACTTTTTGATCCTTTAAAATCGAATACGCCTTAAAAACCGTGTCTCTCGAAAGTTGATACGTTTTGCAGATGACATTCACAGACGGCAATAAATCTCCTTTTTGTAAAATATTCTCCGCAATCGAATTTGTGATTCCGTCCACCAACTGCTGGTACTTCGGAATATCACTTTCGTG from Flavobacterium sp. YJ01 carries:
- the xylA gene encoding xylose isomerase — protein: MIVLGDKEYYKGIGQIKFEGKESDNPLAFKYYNPDQVVAGKTMREHFKFAIAYWHTFCGQGSDPFGPGTQQFAWDASSDPYQAAKDKADAAFEFISKMGFDYFCFHDYDLIAEGATFAESEKRLAFITDYLKQKKAESGIKLLWGTSNCFSNPRFMNGAATNPDFNVVARAGGQVKLALDATIALGGENYVFWGGREGYMSLLNTDMGRELDHMAQFLAMSRDYARSQGFKGTFFIEPKPMEPSKHQYDFDSATAIGFLKNYGLDKDFKINIEVNHATLAQHTFQHELEVAAKAGMLGSIDANRGDYQNGWDTDQFPNNIQETTEAMLVFLKAGGLQGGGVNFDAKIRRNSTDLEDVFLAHIGGADTFARALLTADKIITSSPYEKLRTERYSSFDSGKGKDFADGKLNLKDLYTIAHENGELNLQSGKQELFENIINQYI
- a CDS encoding TonB-dependent receptor; the protein is MTNFLITKSRSKYFKNLGFLILMLVFSAAVNAQITVSGTVSDSSGPIPGVNIIVKGTKTSTVSNFDGTYTLTSIPANSTLVFSFIGYKPYEIAVNNKTKIDALLEENLNDLKEVVVIGYGTAKRADLTGAISSISSSAVTQSVATTIDQVLQGRAAGVQIQQNTGTPGGSSSVRIRGISSITGSNEPIYVIDGVIIDGNSGSININPLAGINPNDIASIDILKDASATAIYGSRAANGVIIVTTKTGKKGDLTLNFDSYVGWQQMPKQLQVLNLREYGTLKNTRADLGIVQRDNTFIRPELLGEGTNWQDELFQVGLIQNYNLSASGGSDTTTYALGMSYFDQEGTVIGSSFDRLTLRGVIDSQVKKWFKVGVNMNLSKTNQVTTVTDDSVILIALKQTPNVAARNADGSFDGPDTTEFVQTNPLGIAMLKDNYGKDYSFRGNAYAEISFTKDLKLRTQYSLDLGFGNRYTFNPSYTFGALSNEVREGSRTKSTSENWIWTNTLTYNKVFGKHNVNAMFTQELQERNWENLYGYRSGYLTNGATDLNAGDPTTARNSNASSTNSLSSYLGRLTYSFNDRYFLTGTIRRDGSSQFADGNKWDWFPSASLAWKISNEGFLKDNTVINNLKLRAGWGITGNSSVPNNAYTSVYGTSATNWGSGQIATNTANPDLRWEKSNQTNIGLDFGFFNNRVEITTDVYYKKTDDLLLRLSLPAYVGTTGQGSTAPPYANIGSLENKGFEFSINTINMERKDFLWKTNFNISMNRFKVLKLNSESGVYDQTLQQGSDVTVVTRSAVGQTLGQFYGYKVIGRFEKATDFYYKDATGTVKPTALPEGMVIGENGVWIGDYMFEDVNKDGVINEKDAGYIGDPNPDFTFGFTNNFSFKGFDVAIMFTGSYGNDVLNYQRRWLENPRENTNLLKSALGYAQLELIDPNGPNDYRNVQIVGGDPYMPRIGASSASSASNYRLSNRFVEDGSFVRLKNISIGYNLPKDLYSKYGISNIKVYSNMQNVLTFTKYKGYDPEVGAINQNQLLNGIDNGRYPSPMVTTLGLTVNF
- the fsa gene encoding fructose-6-phosphate aldolase, translated to MKFFIDTANLHDIEEAQALGVLDGVTTNPSLMAKEGITGKENILKHYLNICNIVDGDVSAEVISTDFEGMIKEGEELATLHPQIVVKLPMIGDGVKACKYFSSKGIRTNVTLVFSAGQALLAAKAGATYVSPFLGRLDDVSTDGMHLIAEIREIYDNYNYQTQILSASVRHTMHIVNCAKVGSDVMTGPLSAIKGLLKHPLTDIGLKQFVEDAKKMNL
- a CDS encoding GntR family transcriptional regulator, which codes for MLKEEEKFEFIMNHESDIPKYQQLVDGITNSIAENILQKGDLLPSVNVICKTYQLSRDTVFKAYSILKDQKVIDSVPNKGYYVAGETRKVLLVLDTFKAYKEVLYHSVVNNLPDNVIIDVQFHHYNIDVFKTIINNGIGKYSKYVIMNFDHAAIAPTLSAISNDKLLLIDWNIQAKKTNNYVFQDFGKAFYESLTEAVDLFKKYKKIHFIYPDFTNHPWETVEFFKKFCADFGFEYEVITDPKKFNIEKGIAYISVSDRILGHFLEQCKEKDFEPGKDVGFLSYNETPMKKFIYKGISVVSTDFKEIGTKAAAFITHDEETKCYVPTKLIIRESL
- a CDS encoding FGGY-family carbohydrate kinase; amino-acid sequence: MYYIGYDIGSSSVKAALVEAETGKKVIVLNEPQNEMEILSIHPDWAEQDPEIWWQHICTATKRAIKEANIDASKIQGIGISYQMHGLVIVDKDGNALRNSIIWCDSRAVEIGNKAFAEIGEEKCMSHLLNSPGNFTASKLKWVKENEPEVYNKIAKYMLPGDYIALKLTGEVTTTKNGLSEGMLWDYKENKVADWLLEYYGIDTSLTPKIVENFTNQGVVTEKASAESGLPAGIPIVYRAGDQPNNALSLNVLRPGEVAATGGTSGVFYAVTETNSGKSTRVNNFVHVNYTESNPRVGKLLNINGAGIQYRWMRNNIGNESYEEMNEKASQINVGSQGLVVIPFGNGAERMFNNKNIGSHILNLNFNIHTNAHLFRASLEAIAFSFVYGMECLKDDNATINVIRAGNDNLFRSEIFSNTVATLIGHEIEIYNTTGAVGAARAVGLTDGDFEKFGSGITTNDHVMTFLPLKNKEEYEAAYQKWKKELELILTNK
- a CDS encoding RagB/SusD family nutrient uptake outer membrane protein → MKTKKIFYTALIIALPFVWTSCSDLLEVEPNDVITKENFYKTESDFQAATGPLYNKVWFDFNDKFYYGLGDGRGANMYAPFSDYVYPFTDLTETGLTGPLVSAWGSLYNVVQQSNNVIIGISGSSMSDAIKNKYIAEARFMRGTAYWYLASLWGDVIISTDPRELVKNPIVNKNPLKDVYEFSIRDLEFAAKYLPESAGQAGRLTRYSAFGMLSRVYLSFSGISDNPNSGTRNQQYLDLAKKAAEKVMSSGPYSLMANYEDIFMIDNNNNPESMFALQWVPNGDFGVNNTQQAYFALGSDITGDDAAWGYWTRASYDVLKEYESKDLRRRATWMADDDFYPEINKSNGGYTVNHSKEFVNVKKGVVGSTKDNSKITRMNSALNTNMLRLAEVYLNYAEAALGNNTSTSDALALEGINKLRTRAGLTPKTSLTYADIIHERRVELAMEGQYWYDLVRRAYYKQQEVINYVTGQDRGVIQPILYDAATNTVSIDPARSSSPRAIGVIDATIFLLPYPESELVQNPLLRENPVPYQFTEEKIKDLF